The Streptomyces europaeiscabiei genome window below encodes:
- a CDS encoding aldehyde dehydrogenase family protein, whose translation MTTNETLHVVNPATGEPITTLPAASADDVAKAAEQARRVHDSGVWSRLPVRERGAVLLRLADLMERDAEILARLDSEDAGKPITECRTGDVPGAIESIRWFAEAADKTFGRVAPSGPEGLGLMSREPVGVVAAILPWNYPLAMTAWKVGPALAAGNCLLVKPAEATPRSALHLAALAAEAGLPDGVLTVLPGYGRGAGTALARNPLVGALSFTGSTETGRRILKDAAESNFKRVSLEMGGKSPQVLMADALSYGDELIDNMIEAAFVTTGQNCTAGSRILAHRSIAEEVLEWFTAAAGELVIGDPADPRTRMGPLIDHAAFERVAGAVEAARVGGAQIHTGGLPHRLPPRGAYYPPTVVTRAPDGSDVLTKELFGPVVTLQTFTSEEEAVRLANATEYGLAASVWTRDLDTALRLARGIEAGVVSVNAYSEGDITTPFGGWKQSGFGGVEKSTDAFDQWTREKTIWIRTR comes from the coding sequence ATGACCACGAACGAGACGCTGCACGTCGTCAACCCCGCCACCGGGGAGCCGATCACCACCCTGCCCGCCGCGAGCGCCGACGACGTCGCCAAGGCCGCCGAGCAGGCCCGGCGGGTCCACGACTCCGGGGTGTGGTCGCGGCTGCCGGTCCGGGAACGCGGCGCGGTGCTGCTGCGGCTGGCCGACCTCATGGAACGCGACGCGGAGATCCTGGCCCGGCTCGACAGCGAGGACGCGGGCAAGCCGATCACGGAATGCCGTACGGGCGACGTACCGGGGGCCATCGAGTCGATCCGCTGGTTCGCCGAGGCGGCCGACAAGACGTTCGGCAGGGTCGCGCCGAGCGGACCCGAGGGTCTCGGCCTCATGAGCCGCGAACCGGTCGGGGTCGTCGCGGCGATCCTGCCGTGGAACTACCCGCTGGCCATGACCGCGTGGAAGGTCGGACCGGCCCTGGCCGCCGGTAACTGTCTGCTGGTCAAGCCCGCGGAAGCCACCCCGCGCTCGGCCCTGCACCTGGCCGCGCTCGCGGCCGAGGCCGGCCTGCCCGACGGGGTGCTCACGGTACTGCCCGGGTACGGCCGGGGAGCCGGGACCGCCCTCGCCCGAAACCCCCTCGTTGGGGCGCTCTCCTTCACCGGGTCCACCGAGACCGGCCGCCGCATCCTCAAGGACGCGGCAGAGAGCAACTTCAAGCGTGTCTCCCTGGAGATGGGGGGCAAGAGCCCCCAGGTTCTGATGGCCGACGCTCTCTCCTACGGCGACGAACTCATCGACAACATGATCGAGGCCGCGTTCGTGACCACGGGGCAGAACTGCACGGCCGGCTCCCGGATCCTGGCGCACCGCAGTATCGCCGAAGAGGTTCTGGAGTGGTTCACGGCCGCGGCGGGAGAGCTCGTCATAGGCGATCCGGCAGACCCGCGCACGCGGATGGGGCCGCTGATCGACCACGCCGCCTTCGAACGGGTCGCGGGAGCCGTGGAGGCCGCCCGGGTCGGCGGAGCCCAGATCCACACCGGGGGACTGCCCCACCGGCTGCCCCCGCGCGGCGCCTACTACCCGCCCACCGTGGTCACCCGAGCCCCCGACGGCAGTGACGTGCTCACCAAGGAGTTGTTCGGCCCGGTCGTCACCCTCCAGACCTTCACCTCGGAGGAGGAGGCGGTACGTCTGGCCAACGCCACCGAGTACGGTCTCGCCGCCTCGGTCTGGACGCGCGACCTCGACACCGCGCTGCGGCTGGCACGAGGCATCGAGGCCGGCGTGGTTTCCGTCAACGCCTACAGCGAGGGCGACATCACCACACCTTTCGGCGGCTGGAAACAGTCGGGATTCGGCGGGGTGGAGAAGTCCACCGACGCGTTCGACCAGTGGACCCGCGAGAAGACGATCTGGATCCGCACCCGCTGA
- a CDS encoding AraC family transcriptional regulator: MSLGPDPADSPGTSRSTSATIQPNILRYLVAVADERGVDLRPLLKQMGLDETVMRSAALRVSYRQGSAVIRRALELTKDERLGLKVGAAQHLTAWGLLGFALMADDTLQHAIRTGVKYQNLSGAMVVWSAGVGQEDDAFVLRADLPDPAMDPGVACFLIEEAFASVVTLSRLAVGPAFMPRAVEFVLPPPRRLDVYEALFRCPVRFGAPANRMVIDPTWARTRMPGRDPVSYASTLEMLDTHMVSRRDQQDLLEVLEVSVAQGLPVVPSFGEQARRHATSERTLRRRLADCGTTYEALVEGVRRERVEQLLLHPELTLRDIARRAGFSDDRALRRAVRRWHGTSPVRLRERMLREPVHPE; encoded by the coding sequence ATGTCCCTTGGCCCCGACCCGGCGGACTCTCCCGGGACCAGCCGCAGCACATCGGCGACGATCCAGCCGAACATCCTGCGCTACCTGGTCGCGGTCGCCGACGAGCGCGGCGTCGACCTGCGCCCCTTGCTGAAGCAGATGGGACTCGACGAGACGGTCATGCGCTCCGCCGCACTGCGGGTGTCCTACCGGCAGGGCAGCGCCGTGATCCGGCGTGCGCTGGAGCTCACCAAGGACGAGCGCCTGGGTCTGAAGGTCGGCGCGGCGCAGCACCTCACCGCGTGGGGTCTGCTCGGCTTCGCCCTCATGGCCGACGACACGCTTCAGCACGCCATCAGGACAGGGGTGAAGTACCAGAACCTGTCCGGTGCGATGGTGGTGTGGTCGGCCGGTGTGGGGCAGGAGGACGACGCCTTCGTGCTGCGCGCCGATCTTCCCGATCCCGCGATGGACCCGGGCGTGGCCTGCTTCCTGATCGAGGAGGCGTTCGCCTCGGTGGTCACCCTGTCCCGGCTGGCCGTCGGCCCCGCCTTCATGCCGAGGGCGGTGGAGTTCGTCCTTCCGCCACCGCGCCGACTCGACGTGTACGAGGCCCTGTTCCGCTGTCCGGTCCGCTTCGGTGCCCCCGCCAACCGCATGGTCATCGACCCCACGTGGGCCCGCACCCGGATGCCCGGCCGGGATCCGGTGAGCTACGCGTCGACGCTGGAGATGCTCGACACGCACATGGTGTCCCGCCGTGACCAGCAGGACCTGCTGGAGGTGCTGGAGGTCTCCGTCGCGCAGGGCCTCCCGGTGGTGCCTTCGTTCGGCGAGCAGGCGCGACGGCACGCGACGAGCGAGCGGACGCTGCGCCGTCGGCTGGCCGACTGCGGCACCACGTACGAGGCGCTCGTGGAGGGAGTGCGCCGGGAACGCGTCGAACAGCTGTTGCTCCACCCGGAACTGACCTTGCGCGACATCGCCCGGCGGGCGGGTTTCTCCGACGATCGGGCGTTGCGCCGCGCGGTACGCCGCTGGCACGGCACCTCCCCGGTCCGGCTGCGGGAGCGGATGCTCCGAGAGCCGGTGCACCCGGAATGA
- a CDS encoding poly(ethylene terephthalate) hydrolase family protein, with the protein MTALIALTTVIGLASALLTAAQPAAAAADLLSQGRPVTASSTENESTPASAAVDGNTGTRWSSAFGDPQWLSVDLGATATISQVVLRWETAYGRAFQIQTSDNGTSWTTIHSTTTNTGGVQTLDVDGNGRYVRVHGTQRGTAYGYSLWEFQVYGSGGGAPSDNGIPDPTTASLEAANGPLTTAAYTVPNPTGYGSGTVTYPTESGSYPGVVLMPGYQGTQQNLQWLAPRLASWGFVVINVGTNALTDDPESRGRQITAAGTQLLALGNATGNPISGKVNGTLGAVGHSMGGGGVMAALRDDSRFRAGVPTAPYLPNTNFSAVTEPTFFLTCRSDLIAHGNSYAVPWYNSMSQAEKLYIEVPGDHLCPMTGSGNKAKQGKWIVSFLSHWLRADTRFSPFLCGPARDADKNNTSLVTRWMDTCQF; encoded by the coding sequence ATGACGGCTCTGATCGCCCTGACAACCGTCATCGGCCTGGCGTCGGCCCTGCTGACAGCCGCCCAGCCGGCGGCGGCAGCCGCCGACTTGCTGTCCCAGGGCAGACCCGTGACCGCCTCGTCCACCGAGAACGAGTCCACCCCCGCGTCTGCGGCGGTGGACGGCAACACCGGGACGCGCTGGTCGAGCGCGTTCGGAGATCCGCAGTGGCTGAGCGTGGATCTGGGCGCCACCGCCACCATCAGCCAAGTAGTGCTGCGCTGGGAGACCGCCTACGGGCGCGCGTTCCAGATCCAGACCTCCGACAACGGCACCTCCTGGACCACCATCCACTCGACCACGACCAACACCGGCGGCGTGCAGACCCTCGACGTGGACGGCAACGGCCGGTACGTCCGCGTCCACGGCACCCAGCGAGGCACCGCCTACGGCTACTCGCTGTGGGAGTTCCAGGTGTACGGCTCCGGCGGCGGCGCTCCTTCGGACAACGGGATCCCGGACCCGACGACCGCTTCCCTCGAAGCCGCCAACGGGCCGCTGACCACCGCCGCTTACACCGTTCCCAACCCGACCGGGTACGGCTCCGGCACGGTCACGTACCCCACGGAAAGTGGCTCGTATCCGGGCGTCGTACTGATGCCGGGCTATCAGGGCACACAACAGAACCTGCAATGGCTCGCACCCCGCCTCGCCTCCTGGGGCTTCGTCGTCATCAACGTCGGAACCAACGCACTCACCGACGACCCCGAATCGCGCGGCCGCCAGATCACCGCCGCCGGCACCCAACTGCTCGCGCTCGGCAACGCCACCGGCAACCCGATCTCGGGGAAGGTCAACGGCACGCTGGGCGCGGTCGGTCACTCGATGGGCGGCGGTGGCGTCATGGCGGCACTCCGGGACGACTCGCGCTTCCGGGCGGGCGTGCCCACGGCCCCCTACCTCCCGAACACGAACTTCTCCGCAGTCACCGAGCCCACGTTCTTCCTGACCTGTCGGAGCGACCTCATCGCCCACGGCAACAGCTATGCGGTGCCCTGGTACAACTCCATGTCCCAGGCCGAGAAGCTCTACATCGAGGTTCCCGGAGACCATCTGTGCCCGATGACGGGCTCCGGCAACAAGGCCAAGCAGGGCAAGTGGATCGTGTCGTTCCTCAGCCACTGGCTGCGTGCCGACACCCGCTTCAGCCCGTTCCTGTGCGGTCCCGCGCGTGACGCCGACAAGAACAACACCTCCCTGGTCACGCGCTGGATGGACACCTGTCAGTTCTGA
- a CDS encoding roadblock/LC7 domain-containing protein gives MSNVEISLKEIMTSIEGALGTALVDYTSGMALGTLGGGKDLDLTVAAAGNTDVIRAKTRTMEHLGLKGAIEDVLITLGSQYHIIQPLKGRGGNGLFLYLVLDRAKSNLAMARHQLKRIEGELEV, from the coding sequence ATGAGCAATGTGGAGATTTCCCTGAAGGAGATCATGACGTCGATCGAGGGGGCGTTGGGGACTGCGCTGGTCGACTACACCAGCGGCATGGCGCTGGGCACGTTGGGGGGAGGCAAGGACCTCGACCTGACTGTCGCGGCGGCGGGCAACACGGACGTGATCCGCGCCAAGACCCGCACCATGGAACACCTCGGACTCAAGGGGGCGATCGAGGACGTGCTGATCACACTCGGCAGCCAGTACCACATCATCCAGCCGCTCAAGGGCCGTGGCGGCAATGGGCTGTTCCTCTACCTCGTGCTCGACCGGGCGAAATCGAACCTGGCCATGGCCCGTCACCAACTCAAGCGCATCGAGGGTGAACTCGAAGTATAG
- a CDS encoding ArsR/SmtB family transcription factor: MQVPLYQAKAEFFRMLGHPVRIRVLELLQGGPLAVRDLLSEIEIEPSSLSQQLGVLRRSGIVVSIREGSTVSYALAGGDVAELLRAARRILTELLAGQSELLAELQQAEMQPVLTPGGVETRP, encoded by the coding sequence ATGCAGGTCCCCCTCTACCAGGCCAAGGCCGAGTTCTTCCGCATGCTCGGGCACCCGGTACGTATCCGGGTCCTCGAACTGCTGCAGGGCGGCCCTCTCGCCGTACGCGACCTGCTCAGCGAGATCGAGATCGAGCCGTCCAGCCTCTCCCAGCAGTTGGGCGTACTGCGCCGGTCGGGGATCGTGGTGTCCATCCGGGAGGGCTCCACCGTCAGCTACGCGCTCGCCGGTGGTGACGTGGCCGAACTGCTACGCGCCGCCCGCCGGATCCTGACCGAACTGCTCGCCGGCCAGAGCGAGCTGCTCGCCGAACTCCAGCAGGCGGAGATGCAGCCGGTCCTCACCCCCGGCGGAGTCGAAACACGCCCCTGA